One part of the Falco peregrinus isolate bFalPer1 chromosome 14, bFalPer1.pri, whole genome shotgun sequence genome encodes these proteins:
- the CEBPG gene encoding CCAAT/enhancer-binding protein gamma, which produces MSKTSQQNTATDANGVSVIHTQAHTSGLQQVPQLVPVSPGGGGKAVPPSKQGKKNSFVDRNSDEYRQRRERNNMAVKKSRLKSKQKAQDTLQRVNQLKEENERLEAKIKLLTKELSVLKDLFLEHAHNLADNVQPVGTETTTTDPENNGQ; this is translated from the coding sequence ATGAGCAAGACATCCCAACAGAACACTGCTACAGATGCGAACGGAGTAAGCGTGATTCACACCCAAGCACACACCAGTGGTTTGCAGCAGGTTCCCCAGCTGGTGCCCGTTAGTCCTGGTGGTGGAGGCAAAGCTGTGCCTCCAAgcaaacagggaaagaaaaattcctttGTGGATAGAAACAGTGACGAATATCGTCAGCGCAGAGAGCGAAACAACATGGCAGTGAAAAAGAGTCGgctaaaaagcaagcagaaagcacAAGATACATTGCAAAGGGTCAACCAgctcaaagaagaaaatgaacgTTTAGAAGCAAAAATTAAGCTCCTGACCAAGGAGCTGAGCGTACTGAAAGACTTGTTCCTTGAGCACGCGCACAATCTTGCAGACAATGTGCAACCTGTTGGCACTGAAACCACCACAACAGATCCAGAAAACAATGGACAGTAG